A window of Costertonia aggregata contains these coding sequences:
- the smpB gene encoding SsrA-binding protein SmpB → MVQQNINIKNKRARFDYELLGKYTAGIVLSGTEIKSIRQSKASISESFCEFNYRGELFIINMQIDEYSHGSHYNHKPKAERKLLLNKRELKKLEKEVKNSGLTIIPLNLFLNDRGLAKLNIALAKGKKLYDKRDTIKDRDNKRNLDRIKKSFNN, encoded by the coding sequence ATGGTTCAGCAAAATATCAATATAAAAAACAAAAGGGCTAGGTTTGATTATGAACTTTTGGGTAAGTATACCGCAGGTATCGTTTTATCCGGAACCGAAATAAAATCCATTCGCCAAAGCAAGGCATCCATCTCGGAAAGTTTCTGCGAATTCAACTACCGCGGCGAGCTTTTTATCATAAACATGCAAATTGACGAATATTCCCATGGTAGCCATTACAATCATAAACCAAAGGCGGAACGTAAATTGCTATTGAACAAAAGAGAACTCAAAAAACTGGAGAAAGAAGTTAAAAATTCCGGTTTGACCATAATCCCTTTAAATCTTTTTTTAAACGATAGAGGACTGGCAAAACTCAATATAGCTTTGGCAAAGGGTAAAAAACTATATGACAAAAGAGATACGATAAAAGATAGGGACAATAAGCGAAATTTGGACCGTATTAAAAAGAGTTTCAATAATTGA
- a CDS encoding 3-hydroxyacyl-CoA dehydrogenase family protein — protein MKHIAVIGAGTMGNGIAHVFAQKGYNVRLIDISEASLKKGMATIGKNLDRMVAKEKISETDKSNTLSHISSFTQLEKGVADVDLVVEAATENIALKLEIFKQLDDVCAENTILATNTSSISITQIAAVTQRPKKVIGMHFMNPVPIMQLVEIIRGYSTSNEVTATIMQVSRDLGKTPTEVNDYPGFVANRILMPMLNEAIETLYHGVAGVVEIDTVMKLGMGHPMGPLQLADFIGLDVCLSILNVMYDGFKNPKYSPCPLLVNMVMAGKLGVKSGEGFYDYATSRKAEVVSKQFV, from the coding sequence ATGAAACATATTGCAGTAATAGGTGCGGGAACTATGGGAAACGGCATCGCACACGTTTTTGCCCAAAAAGGGTATAACGTACGTTTGATCGATATTTCAGAAGCATCTTTGAAAAAAGGCATGGCCACCATTGGTAAAAATTTGGATAGGATGGTCGCCAAAGAAAAAATATCGGAAACAGACAAATCCAATACTTTGTCGCATATTTCATCCTTTACCCAGTTGGAAAAAGGGGTGGCCGATGTTGATTTGGTGGTCGAAGCTGCGACCGAAAATATTGCCCTAAAGCTTGAAATATTCAAGCAGTTAGACGATGTTTGTGCGGAAAACACGATTCTTGCCACAAACACATCGTCCATTTCAATCACACAAATAGCGGCAGTTACCCAAAGACCCAAAAAGGTTATCGGGATGCACTTTATGAACCCGGTACCCATCATGCAATTGGTAGAGATCATACGCGGTTACAGTACTTCGAATGAAGTTACGGCAACCATAATGCAAGTATCCCGAGATTTGGGTAAAACCCCTACGGAAGTAAACGATTACCCTGGGTTTGTGGCCAATCGCATATTAATGCCTATGCTGAATGAAGCTATCGAAACGCTATACCATGGTGTCGCAGGTGTTGTAGAAATCGATACGGTAATGAAATTGGGAATGGGGCACCCTATGGGGCCATTGCAATTGGCCGATTTCATTGGTTTGGATGTTTGCCTATCTATTCTAAACGTAATGTATGACGGTTTCAAAAACCCAAAATATTCACCATGCCCGCTACTCGTAAATATGGTAATGGCAGGAAAACTGGGTGTAAAATCCGGCGAGGGGTTCTACGACTACGCAACATCCAGAAAAGCGGAGGTTGTCTCCAAACAATTTGTGTAG
- a CDS encoding DUF5686 and carboxypeptidase regulatory-like domain-containing protein, which yields MDKTKYLFAFLSLFSFQLVKAQIQGEVTDVNGKPLSFVNIYLEGSTTGTTSNDDGFYKLNVDEVGTFTIVFKYLGYTTQKKTLDIKAFPTLLNIVLEEETVTLDAVDVNASENPANSIIRNAIAKRKQYLKKIEAYTADFYSKGLIKIKEAPEKILGQDLGDFGGGLDSTRSGIIYLSETISKIAKNKKEYKETIVASKVSGDDNGFSFNNASDVDFSYYKNTIALGNQLISPIADNAFSYYRYKLLGTFYDDNKNLINQIQVIPKRAKDKVFTGTIYIVEDQWAIYATDLSVTGEQAQLLAVDSLFIKQSFNYSTTDSIWVKVLQSIDFQYGFFGIKGDGRFTAGYKNYSFEPNFDKKTFGNAVVSFEKEANKKDSVFWNGVRPVPLTLEENIDYTVKDSVQVIRKSQKYLDSVDRKENKFKLSSLLFGYTYSNTFKKRFYTLESPLGKTWFNTVQGWHSGIGLDYLTYDEEKGTRFNINGSFDYGFSDHVFRPLGEISYRFNNFSRPYLQVRGGNELLQFNNNNPITTFGNTIASLFFENNFAKFYSKTFASIFYSEEITNGIYLFSDIAYEDRKPVFNTTDYVIFGDNDDPYLSNNPLDPLDFTNAAIDEHTIFKFNLNARIRFGQKYLDYPDGKFNLFSNKYPVLFLGYEKGFAANNPAYNYDQLKIRVTQNLTFADKGEFSYNLRAGTFLNADDISFVDYQHFNGNGTRITWGDRYMNSFLLLPYYNFSTNKNYIEAHTEYNFKGFIMGKIPLLNKLNSNLLLTGKLLSTSNNQPYSEFGIGLGNLGWKKFRFFRIGYAQNHFNGEVFKSYNLGLQFN from the coding sequence ATGGATAAGACCAAATACCTGTTTGCATTTCTTTCCCTTTTTTCATTTCAACTGGTTAAAGCTCAAATACAAGGCGAAGTTACCGATGTTAACGGTAAACCCCTCTCTTTTGTAAACATTTACCTAGAAGGCAGTACAACGGGCACTACTTCAAACGATGATGGGTTTTATAAATTGAATGTTGACGAAGTAGGTACTTTTACCATCGTTTTTAAATATTTAGGCTATACAACCCAAAAAAAGACCTTGGATATAAAAGCTTTTCCCACGCTTTTGAACATTGTATTGGAAGAAGAAACCGTAACGTTGGATGCCGTAGACGTCAATGCATCTGAAAATCCGGCCAATAGCATAATACGTAATGCCATCGCCAAAAGAAAACAATATCTAAAAAAAATTGAAGCCTACACGGCCGATTTTTATTCAAAGGGATTAATAAAGATAAAGGAAGCTCCCGAAAAAATATTGGGTCAAGATTTAGGCGATTTTGGAGGCGGGTTGGACTCAACCCGATCTGGAATTATCTATCTATCCGAAACCATATCCAAAATAGCCAAGAATAAAAAGGAGTACAAAGAAACCATCGTAGCATCCAAAGTAAGCGGCGATGACAATGGCTTTAGTTTTAACAATGCTTCAGATGTTGATTTTTCTTATTACAAAAACACGATAGCGCTGGGCAACCAATTGATCTCGCCTATAGCCGATAACGCATTTAGTTATTACAGATATAAATTGTTGGGTACTTTTTATGACGACAATAAAAATCTCATCAACCAAATACAGGTCATCCCCAAAAGAGCAAAAGACAAAGTCTTTACGGGAACCATCTACATCGTAGAAGATCAATGGGCCATTTACGCGACGGACCTATCGGTTACGGGAGAACAGGCACAGTTATTGGCCGTTGATTCATTATTTATAAAACAAAGCTTTAATTACTCAACTACCGATAGTATTTGGGTAAAAGTCTTGCAAAGTATCGATTTTCAATATGGTTTCTTTGGAATAAAAGGCGACGGTAGGTTTACGGCCGGTTACAAAAATTATAGTTTTGAACCCAACTTTGATAAAAAAACCTTTGGTAATGCTGTTGTAAGCTTTGAAAAGGAAGCCAATAAAAAAGACAGTGTTTTTTGGAACGGGGTACGGCCCGTACCATTGACTTTGGAAGAAAATATTGACTATACCGTGAAAGATAGTGTACAGGTTATCCGAAAATCACAAAAATATCTTGATTCGGTCGATAGGAAAGAAAATAAATTCAAATTAAGCTCATTATTGTTTGGGTATACTTATTCCAACACGTTCAAAAAACGTTTTTATACCTTGGAGAGCCCGTTAGGGAAAACTTGGTTCAATACTGTACAAGGTTGGCATAGCGGTATTGGTCTCGACTATTTGACCTATGACGAAGAAAAAGGGACCAGGTTCAATATCAACGGTAGTTTTGATTATGGTTTTTCCGACCATGTATTTAGGCCTTTGGGCGAAATATCCTATCGCTTTAACAACTTTTCCAGGCCCTATTTACAAGTAAGAGGTGGCAACGAACTACTTCAGTTCAATAACAACAATCCCATAACCACATTTGGGAACACCATAGCATCACTTTTTTTTGAGAACAATTTCGCCAAATTTTATAGCAAGACCTTTGCCAGTATATTTTATTCCGAAGAGATTACCAATGGTATCTATTTATTTTCCGATATTGCATATGAGGACCGTAAGCCCGTTTTTAATACGACAGATTATGTGATTTTTGGAGACAATGACGACCCATATCTTTCCAACAACCCTTTAGATCCTCTAGATTTTACGAATGCCGCCATTGACGAACACACCATTTTCAAGTTCAATCTCAACGCAAGAATTCGTTTTGGTCAAAAATATTTGGACTATCCCGATGGCAAGTTCAATCTGTTCAGTAACAAATACCCAGTTTTGTTTTTAGGATATGAAAAGGGATTTGCCGCTAATAACCCGGCTTATAATTACGATCAATTAAAAATCAGGGTAACTCAAAACCTCACTTTTGCGGATAAAGGAGAGTTTAGCTATAACCTAAGGGCTGGGACTTTTTTGAATGCCGATGATATCTCGTTTGTAGATTATCAACATTTTAACGGGAACGGTACCAGGATCACGTGGGGAGACAGGTATATGAACTCTTTTCTTTTATTGCCCTATTACAATTTCAGTACAAACAAAAATTATATAGAGGCCCATACGGAGTACAATTTCAAAGGATTTATCATGGGAAAGATACCGTTGTTGAACAAGCTGAATTCTAACCTTTTACTGACTGGTAAGTTATTATCTACAAGCAACAATCAACCTTATTCCGAGTTTGGTATTGGTCTGGGAAATCTAGGCTGGAAAAAATTCAGGTTTTTTAGAATAGGTTATGCCCAAAACCATTTTAACGGCGAAGTGTTCAAAAGTTATAATCTAGGATTACAGTTTAATTAA
- a CDS encoding exonuclease domain-containing protein — protein sequence MYTILDIETTGGKYNEEGITEIAIHKFDGHDVVDKFISLVNPEKEIQPFVVKLTGINNKMLRTAPKFHEVAKRIVEITHDTVLVAHNAQFDYRILRTEFRRLGYNFERKTLCTVDLSKKLIPEAESHSLGKLVRSLGIPVSDRHRANGDALATLQLFKLLLSKDSDKCIVKEVIRKETHGELSERQLDIVESLPSETGLYYMHNKDGEIIFLGKSTNLKKRVNQHFTKAGHRARTIQKETKKVTFEKTGSELVAILKENEELLRNKPKFNPNNYKRLFSYGIYETTNEKGYVVLKARKIKGHEKSLMTFNSLVAAENFIHKIVEEFNLCGKLNDTPQAKRQCSRYGSGKCYGACIDKEDVETYNERAKASIQKHSITNKNVILVDKGREIGEYSAILVKNGNFQGLGFYNLNHQINNIHILESIITPMIGNANTTHIIETYLRKNRIIKVLEL from the coding sequence TTGTACACCATACTGGATATAGAGACCACAGGAGGAAAATATAATGAGGAAGGAATAACGGAAATCGCCATTCATAAGTTTGATGGTCACGATGTGGTAGACAAATTTATTAGCCTTGTCAATCCTGAAAAAGAGATTCAACCTTTTGTGGTAAAACTAACGGGTATCAACAATAAAATGTTGCGAACAGCCCCTAAGTTCCACGAAGTGGCCAAACGTATTGTAGAGATAACCCATGATACCGTTTTGGTGGCACATAACGCACAATTTGATTATAGAATCCTTAGAACGGAATTCAGGCGATTGGGCTATAATTTTGAACGCAAGACCTTATGCACGGTAGATTTGTCGAAAAAATTGATTCCCGAAGCCGAATCCCACAGTCTGGGCAAATTGGTGCGCTCCCTTGGGATTCCTGTAAGTGATCGTCACAGGGCCAATGGGGATGCATTGGCTACGTTACAGTTATTTAAATTATTGCTTTCCAAAGATTCCGACAAATGCATTGTCAAAGAGGTCATCCGCAAAGAGACCCATGGCGAACTATCGGAGAGACAGTTGGATATTGTAGAATCCCTACCTTCTGAAACAGGGTTATATTATATGCACAACAAGGATGGAGAAATCATTTTTTTGGGAAAAAGCACTAATCTTAAGAAAAGGGTAAACCAGCACTTTACCAAAGCGGGACATCGTGCAAGAACGATTCAAAAAGAAACAAAAAAAGTTACTTTTGAGAAAACCGGTAGTGAATTGGTCGCGATTTTAAAAGAAAACGAGGAACTGCTTAGAAACAAACCAAAATTTAATCCCAATAATTACAAAAGACTTTTTTCTTATGGCATCTATGAAACAACAAACGAAAAAGGTTATGTGGTGCTAAAGGCACGGAAAATAAAGGGGCATGAAAAGAGTCTTATGACTTTCAACAGCTTAGTAGCCGCAGAAAACTTCATACATAAAATAGTAGAGGAATTTAACCTTTGCGGTAAACTCAACGACACCCCGCAGGCAAAAAGACAGTGTTCGCGGTACGGCTCGGGCAAGTGTTACGGGGCATGTATCGATAAAGAAGATGTTGAAACCTACAACGAAAGGGCAAAAGCATCGATACAAAAGCATAGTATAACAAACAAGAACGTTATTTTGGTGGACAAGGGTAGGGAAATTGGAGAATATAGTGCCATTCTAGTCAAAAATGGAAATTTTCAAGGATTGGGGTTTTACAATCTGAATCATCAAATCAATAATATTCATATCTTGGAATCTATAATAACCCCAATGATAGGTAATGCCAATACCACACATATTATAGAAACCTATCTTAGGAAAAACCGTATAATTAAGGTCTTGGAACTATAA
- a CDS encoding YggS family pyridoxal phosphate-dependent enzyme, with amino-acid sequence MSIQNNIQTLKKSLPDHVTLVAVSKTKPIADLRKAYDAGQLIFGENKIQEMTQKWEEMPKEIQWHMIGHVQRNKVKYMAEYVDLIHGVDSLKLLKEIDKQAKKHDRVINCLLQIHIAEEDTKFGLDEKEVFALIHSEEFHQLKNIKITGLMGMATFTDDKTQVRREFKNLKSLFDQTKGTLKDISVLSMGMSGDYKIAIEEGSTMVRIGSSIFGARNFD; translated from the coding sequence ATGTCAATACAGAACAATATACAAACCCTAAAAAAATCTTTACCGGACCATGTTACCCTAGTGGCGGTATCAAAAACCAAACCGATAGCAGATCTTAGAAAAGCGTATGATGCTGGTCAATTGATTTTCGGCGAGAACAAAATTCAGGAAATGACCCAAAAATGGGAAGAAATGCCCAAAGAAATCCAATGGCACATGATAGGACATGTACAGCGTAATAAGGTCAAGTACATGGCCGAATATGTTGACCTAATCCATGGGGTAGATTCTTTAAAACTGTTAAAGGAAATTGACAAACAGGCCAAAAAACACGATAGGGTAATCAACTGTTTATTACAGATACATATCGCCGAGGAGGATACTAAATTTGGCTTGGATGAAAAAGAAGTGTTCGCATTGATACACTCCGAAGAATTTCATCAGCTTAAAAATATAAAGATAACGGGGTTGATGGGCATGGCAACATTTACCGATGACAAAACGCAAGTGAGAAGAGAGTTTAAAAACTTAAAATCATTATTTGACCAAACCAAAGGAACCCTAAAAGATATTTCGGTCTTATCAATGGGAATGAGCGGGGACTATAAAATCGCCATTGAGGAAGGTAGTACTATGGTACGTATTGGAAGTAGTATCTTTGGGGCTCGCAACTTCGATTAA
- a CDS encoding protein-L-isoaspartate(D-aspartate) O-methyltransferase, translating to MNDTFKHKGMRNQLANLLVTKGITHKKVLDAIRAVPRHLFLDSSFEAHAYQDKAFPIGAEQTISQPYTVAFQTELLALGANTKVLEIGTGSGYQTAVLLKCGAKVYTVERQLELFKKTSLFFKKMGYRPKKIIFGDGYKGLPDEAPFDGIIVTAGAPEVPKPLLSQLKVGGRLVIPVGVEEQTMTLFIRKSDKAFEKEEFGSFRFVPLLENKN from the coding sequence TTGAACGATACATTCAAACACAAGGGTATGCGTAACCAATTGGCCAATCTGCTCGTGACCAAGGGCATAACCCATAAAAAAGTACTTGATGCCATTCGTGCGGTGCCGAGGCATTTATTTTTGGACAGTAGTTTTGAGGCTCATGCATATCAAGATAAAGCCTTTCCCATAGGCGCTGAACAAACTATTTCACAGCCGTATACCGTAGCCTTTCAGACAGAACTTTTGGCACTTGGGGCCAATACTAAAGTTTTGGAAATTGGTACAGGTAGCGGTTATCAAACTGCCGTTCTGTTAAAATGCGGGGCAAAAGTATATACCGTAGAACGCCAACTGGAACTGTTCAAAAAAACCAGTCTTTTTTTCAAAAAAATGGGGTATAGACCTAAAAAAATAATTTTTGGCGATGGTTATAAAGGCCTGCCAGATGAAGCTCCCTTTGACGGTATTATCGTTACCGCCGGTGCCCCTGAAGTACCAAAACCTTTATTGTCCCAATTAAAAGTAGGGGGTAGGCTCGTTATCCCGGTTGGTGTAGAGGAGCAGACGATGACTCTTTTTATCAGAAAATCCGATAAAGCATTTGAAAAAGAGGAATTTGGCTCTTTTCGTTTTGTTCCTTTATTGGAAAACAAGAATTAA
- a CDS encoding Gfo/Idh/MocA family protein: MLKVGVLGAGHLGKIHLRLLNESLKYELIGFYDADEINGKDVAAEFGYTYYDNINDLIHAADVVDIVTPTLSHFDCAQKAMKKGKHIFIEKPITNTLEEAEELLILEKEYNVKGQVGHVERFNPAFTAVKNQIDNPMFIETHRLAEFNPRGTDVPVVLDLMIHDIDAILSVVNSDVKQINASGVSVISKSPDIANARIEFVNGCVANLTASRISLKNMRKSRFFQQDAYISVDFLEKKVEVVKMKDAPTDPGEFDMVLQNAEGEKKQIYFENPKIEANNAILDELETFADAIQNDTEPVVSLKQGTQALRIALQIIDSF; this comes from the coding sequence ATGCTTAAAGTAGGTGTTTTGGGAGCAGGACATTTGGGGAAAATCCACCTTCGTTTACTTAACGAGTCACTCAAATATGAACTGATCGGTTTTTATGATGCCGATGAGATCAACGGTAAGGATGTTGCGGCGGAATTTGGGTATACGTATTATGATAACATCAATGACTTGATTCATGCTGCCGATGTAGTCGATATAGTTACCCCTACCCTTTCCCATTTTGATTGTGCACAAAAGGCCATGAAAAAGGGAAAACATATCTTCATTGAAAAACCCATCACGAACACCCTCGAAGAAGCCGAAGAATTATTGATTCTGGAAAAGGAGTACAACGTTAAGGGGCAAGTGGGCCATGTAGAACGTTTTAATCCTGCTTTTACGGCCGTAAAGAATCAGATAGATAATCCCATGTTTATTGAAACGCATAGGTTGGCCGAATTCAACCCAAGGGGTACCGATGTTCCCGTAGTGCTGGATTTGATGATACACGACATAGATGCCATTTTGAGCGTAGTAAATTCTGATGTGAAACAAATAAATGCCAGTGGCGTTTCGGTAATCAGCAAATCTCCGGACATCGCCAATGCCCGAATCGAATTCGTGAACGGATGTGTCGCAAATTTGACCGCTAGCAGAATATCCTTGAAAAACATGCGCAAATCCAGATTTTTTCAACAGGATGCTTACATATCGGTAGATTTTTTGGAGAAAAAGGTAGAGGTTGTAAAAATGAAAGATGCGCCCACCGATCCAGGAGAATTTGACATGGTCTTACAAAATGCGGAAGGAGAAAAAAAACAGATCTATTTCGAAAACCCTAAAATTGAGGCCAATAATGCCATTTTAGATGAATTGGAAACCTTTGCAGACGCCATACAAAATGACACAGAACCGGTTGTTTCCTTAAAACAGGGAACACAAGCATTGCGTATTGCACTGCAGATCATAGATTCATTTTGA
- a CDS encoding TetR/AcrR family transcriptional regulator — protein MPTKAEKTTSYIIETVAPVFNKHGYVGTSMSDLTDATGLTKGALYGNFENKEALALSAFEFNSKILLNKLDEVLNVEGNSLTKIFALTKFYKYYDVFTIEMGGCPVLNVGVDAQNNNELLAAAVKETVKTIEGKIALVLENGVNSNEIKIPVTPLQFAKQLFTMVQGAIAMSTLTRDRKYLVNTIAYLDQLINKEIKK, from the coding sequence ATGCCGACCAAAGCCGAAAAAACAACCTCATACATTATAGAAACGGTTGCTCCCGTGTTCAACAAGCATGGTTATGTAGGCACGAGTATGAGCGACCTTACCGATGCCACAGGTTTGACCAAAGGTGCCCTGTATGGCAATTTCGAGAACAAAGAGGCTTTGGCCCTATCCGCTTTTGAGTTCAACAGTAAAATTTTATTGAACAAGCTAGACGAAGTATTGAATGTCGAGGGAAATTCGCTTACCAAGATTTTTGCACTGACCAAGTTTTACAAATACTACGATGTTTTTACGATTGAAATGGGAGGCTGTCCTGTTCTTAATGTTGGTGTTGACGCTCAAAACAATAACGAACTTTTGGCAGCGGCCGTTAAGGAAACCGTTAAAACAATTGAGGGGAAAATAGCCTTGGTGCTTGAAAATGGCGTAAACAGCAATGAAATCAAAATCCCCGTAACGCCCTTACAATTTGCCAAACAACTTTTTACCATGGTCCAAGGTGCCATCGCAATGTCTACCCTGACCAGAGACCGAAAATATTTGGTAAATACCATCGCGTACCTTGATCAGTTAATCAACAAAGAGATAAAAAAATAA
- a CDS encoding DUF1015 domain-containing protein produces the protein MAIIKPFKAIRPAKDKVAFVASRSYEEYSKKELKAELSYNPFSFLHIINPGFKFDKHVSGQERFTLVHNRYMEFLEENVLMKDVADSFYLYKIEKDDFSCYGLFCATSVSDYKNNTIKKHEDTIHRRELIFSNYLETVKFNAEPVLMTYTDNDTISQILNAETHKIPEYHFTTKDKITHSLWCISEKDIVTRLQEQFNAIDTLYIADGHHRSASSVLFAETSQKKNRKHTGKEPYNFFMSYLIPESQIQIFEFNRMVKDLNGLTKEELLIKLDACFRIENKGDILYKPTKKHHFSMYLDGEFYSLYLRRQVWHFTNALSKLDTQILYKTILEPILGIKDLRNDRRIHYGYGKHNVIKMKDEIDEGNFAIGFSLVPITVSEIKAIADAGLVMPPKSTYIEPKLRSGLAIYEL, from the coding sequence ATGGCTATCATTAAACCGTTCAAAGCCATAAGGCCGGCAAAGGATAAGGTCGCATTTGTAGCCTCCCGTTCATACGAGGAATATTCAAAAAAAGAATTAAAAGCGGAATTAAGCTATAACCCGTTTTCCTTTTTACACATTATAAATCCTGGGTTTAAGTTTGACAAACATGTTTCAGGACAAGAGCGCTTTACGTTGGTACACAATCGCTATATGGAATTTTTGGAGGAAAACGTATTAATGAAAGATGTCGCGGATAGCTTTTATCTTTATAAAATTGAAAAGGACGATTTTTCCTGTTATGGCTTATTTTGTGCAACAAGCGTATCCGACTATAAAAACAATACCATAAAAAAACACGAAGATACCATACACCGTAGAGAGTTGATATTTTCAAATTATTTGGAGACCGTAAAGTTCAATGCAGAACCGGTTTTGATGACGTACACCGATAATGATACCATTTCCCAAATATTAAATGCAGAAACCCATAAAATACCTGAATATCATTTTACCACAAAAGATAAGATAACCCATAGCCTATGGTGTATATCGGAAAAGGATATCGTTACCAGATTACAAGAACAATTCAATGCTATCGATACACTGTACATAGCAGACGGTCATCATAGAAGTGCCTCCTCTGTATTATTTGCGGAAACATCGCAGAAAAAAAACCGGAAACATACGGGTAAAGAACCTTATAATTTTTTTATGAGCTACCTTATTCCAGAATCACAAATACAGATATTTGAATTTAACCGAATGGTCAAAGACCTAAATGGACTCACCAAAGAAGAACTATTGATAAAGCTAGATGCTTGTTTCAGGATTGAAAACAAAGGAGACATCTTGTACAAACCAACCAAGAAACACCATTTCAGTATGTATTTGGACGGTGAGTTTTACTCACTGTACTTACGAAGACAAGTATGGCATTTCACCAATGCATTGAGTAAGTTGGATACGCAAATACTGTACAAAACCATATTGGAGCCCATACTGGGTATAAAAGATCTGCGAAACGATCGCCGTATACATTACGGCTATGGTAAACATAATGTGATAAAAATGAAGGATGAAATAGATGAGGGCAATTTTGCCATTGGTTTTAGTCTTGTTCCCATTACTGTTTCAGAAATCAAGGCAATTGCCGATGCCGGTTTGGTAATGCCGCCAAAGAGTACATACATAGAGCCTAAACTTAGAAGTGGTTTGGCCATTTATGAATTATAA
- a CDS encoding SixA phosphatase family protein yields the protein MKALQYFFIGLFFLGLNSCKEDEKIPAPVEETVSTFYLIRHAEKDRSDPENADPELTQKGLGRAMHWAEILDDVVLDAIYSTDYERTSMTAAPTSVKKDIDVTYYTPAQIDIEEFKKTHAGQNVLIVGHSNTTPDFVNKLLGEEKYSPMEDDDNGSLFIVQLVGDKAFDTRLRFNCNCIQNP from the coding sequence ATGAAAGCGTTACAGTATTTTTTTATAGGCCTCTTTTTTTTGGGCTTGAACAGCTGTAAGGAAGATGAAAAAATTCCAGCACCTGTAGAGGAAACAGTATCTACCTTTTATTTGATCAGACATGCCGAAAAAGATAGAAGCGACCCAGAAAACGCAGACCCCGAACTTACCCAAAAAGGTTTGGGAAGAGCCATGCACTGGGCCGAAATTTTAGATGACGTAGTACTTGACGCCATATACTCAACGGATTATGAAAGAACGTCGATGACGGCAGCGCCAACATCGGTAAAAAAAGATATTGATGTCACCTATTATACTCCAGCACAGATTGATATTGAAGAATTCAAAAAAACACATGCGGGCCAAAACGTCTTGATCGTAGGGCATAGTAACACCACTCCGGATTTTGTAAATAAATTGCTTGGAGAAGAAAAATATTCCCCGATGGAAGATGACGATAACGGGAGTTTGTTTATTGTGCAACTTGTAGGTGATAAAGCCTTTGACACAAGGCTTCGTTTTAATTGTAACTGTATCCAAAATCCATAA